The DNA region GATCGCTAAAGCACGAGTACGATGTGTTCGTGGAGAACGAAGTCGAGAACTACAAGGACTCGATATCCCGTACCACGCTTCTCAAGATTGGCGACGAGGCAGTTGCGGTGTTGCAATCCGACGCTCAGATGGGCATGACTGAGCTGTTGCTGTGTGATGAAGTCGACCGGATAATCCGCAAGCGGCTGCGAATCCCGTCGTATGCCACGTGGCGGAAGAACGAGGTCAAACGGCTGAAGGAGCAGGACGAATTTCTGCGTCCCGAGCACTGGGGGCTTAGCGCTGACTGTGCGCTCGCCCGGGAGGTTCACCCGCCGGCAGATTCGAGGGTGCTAGTAGCGGGCGCCGGAATATCGAATGCCGCGCTGTATCTCGCGGCGCATGGATGCTCTGTCACTGCCATCGATTCTGCTTACGCTGAACGTGATGCTGCCCTCGACGCCTCTGAGGTCGCACTGCTTGGCGGGCGGGTTGAGAGCAGTTTTTCCGGATTGATGGGTTGGGCGCCGGCTGAACCGTTAAGTGCGGTCGTGTGTACGCCCGCTGCATTTGCCGGTCTTACTGCCGAGCAGCGTCAAAAGGTCATTGAGATTCTGCAGAGCGCCACGCGTGACGGCGGCGTGCATCTGGTGGATACGCTCATCGCTGGCCGGGCTGAGCTGTCGCTGGCAGAGCTTCGAAAGAGCTACGAAGGTTGGCAGATCTCGGTGTTGGAAGACGGGACTGCATCGAGGAGCTTCCTGGCACGAAAAGCTGTCGCCTAGCTGTGTTGCTTCGAAACGACGCGGCTGGGCCGTTTCCAACAGACACACTCTGTCTCATAACCCGCGAGTCATTCTGACACAGTTCGCTCACTTCGCAAAAAACTGCGGGAGCTAAGATCTTCAGCGGCAACGAGTTGCAAATTCCGCGCTGGTTGGCATCGGCAGTGCTTCTGGACTGATTGCCCGGGAATCACCAGGGCACTCACTGCCAGAGTATCTAATGAAGAAGAAGATTCGGAAAGTAGTCAAAGCTGTTCTGCCCACCAACGATAAGACGCCCTTAGACGAGCCGATGGGCATTGTCATCTCCCGCGGCGGCGGCGACGAGGTGCGGTCCATTTTCCGGGCCTACATCTGGGGCCCGGCTCCGGAGTCGCAGAGCGAGCCGGCTTTCAGGGTAGCGTAGCAGCGCGGCTGAGGCCGCAAATGCTGCACGGTACGGCCCTTGCGACTTCGTTCGGGCGTGGATGATTCAATTGCCGAATGGGAGGGCGAGCGCCAGTCCCTGATGGCGCGCCATATCTCCGACCTCGGGCTGTCCATTGCGGACACTCCCGTGGAGGCGATGGTAAACCAGCTGTACACCGAGCTCGCTGCGGTTGGGCTCGCCTTCCGTCCGCCTGTTTATCTCAGCGACCAATGGGGATGTCCTGACGGGACGCCTCTCATCGGCGTGCCTTTCTACCTCGCCGATTCGCGGCTGCAGCGAATCGAAGACGATTTTGCCGAAGGCGTCGAATCCAACGAAGAATCGATGAGATATCTGCGCCATGAGGCGGGACACGCGTTCAACTACGCTTACAGGCTGCATGAACGGCCCGATTGGCTGGAGACTTTCGGACGGTACTCGCGCGCATATCGCGACCGTTACGCGGCCAATCCATTCTCGCACGATTTTGTGCGGCACATCCTCGGCTGGTATGCACAAAAGCATCCCGATGAGGACTTCGCAGAGACCTTTGCAGTCTGGCTGACGCCCGGTATTGACTGGCGTCGGGAGTATGCGACGTGGCCTGCGCTTCGGAAGCTGGAATACGTTGACCGGGTGCTGGCGGATGTTGGTGACGACCTGCCCGCGGTCAGTGAGCCTGCCGACGACGATCTGCCGGTGCACGCGATGCGATACACGCTCGAGGAGCACTATCGCGACAACGAAGAACAATTGCAGATTCACGACTCGGCGATATTCGATGGTGATCTGAGGAATATTTTCGGGAGCGCTGCCGATGCACCCGAGGGGCAGGCGGCGACGGAATTCATTGCCTCGCACCGGCGTGAGATTGTTGGGCGGATCGCGTACTGGACGGGCGAAGGTACATCGACCGTGCGCCAGCTCATCGAATTTCTGCGGGCCCGCACGAGTACGCTGGAACTTCGGGTGCGCAGTCTTGAAGCATCGACCCTGATTGAGCTCACCGCGTTCGGCACGGTGGTAATGATGAACTACAGACACACAAACTCTATCGATTCCAGAGGCGAGGACGACGAATGAAACTGGCGCTGCTGCACACTCAGGATGCTCTTGGACCTCCAGTCGATCCTGTGCTCGAGCAACTCGAACATGCGCTCCAGTCGGGTGGGCATGAGTGCCGGCGTCTCGTCGTGGACGATACAGTTCAACCGCTGGTATCGTCACTCAATGACGACCGGCCGGACATGATCTTCAACATTGCGGAATCGTTTGGTGGCAAGAGTGCGCTCGAGTCAAATGTTGCTGCGCTCCTGAATCTGCTGGGCCTTCGGTACACCGGTTCGAGTCCGGCGGGTCTCATACTCGCCGGTGACAAGACCCTGACGAAGAAGGTGCTGTCGTTCCACAGCATACTCACTGCACGCTTCGCGACCGTTTTCCGTGGCAATGTCGACTGGGCGGGCGACATTTCGTTTCCGCTGATCATCAAGCCGCCGCAAGAGGACGCATCGCTCGGCATCACTCAAAAATCGATCGTCAACGATGTCAAGGATCTGCTGCACGCGATCAGCTCGCTGCAGACCGAGTACCAGTCACCGGTACTGGCCGAAGAATTCATCGATGGCCGGGAGTTTTACGTCGGTGTCATCGGCAACAGTGACGTCAAGGCGCTGCCGATAATCGAGCTCGACTTTACCGGTTATCCCGAGGGCAAGCCAAAGATCGCGAGCTGGGCGGCGAAGTGGGGTGATGAGGGCGACGGCAAGGGAGAAGAGTTTGCCGGAACCAAATCCATCTTTCCTTCAGATATTCCGGAAGACCTCACCGCGAGGATCAAGCAGGTTGCGATCGATGCGTTCCATGCGTTGCGCCTGCGGGACTACGCGCGGGTCGATCTGCGGGTTACGGCAAAAGAAGAGATTTACGTGATAGAGGTGAATCCGAACTGCTATCTCGAGGAGCAGAGCGAGTTCGCAAGTGCGGCGGCGAAGGACGGCATCGCGTATCCCACTCTGATCAATCGAATTGTGGAGCTGGCAGGCGCGCGGTACTCCAGGTGACAGAAAAACCGGCTCGCGGGCCGGCTTTTCTGTTGTTTCGTGCGGCAATCCGGCAGACTGTTACCGTCCGGCCGACTTCCTGCCTGAGCCTGATCGAGCGCTGGTCTTCTTGGTCGCGCTCTTGCGACCGGACGACTTCTTTGCAGTGGATTTCTTTGCGGTGGACTTCTTTGCACCGGATTTTTTCGCAGTAGATTTCTTCGCGGTCGCTTTTCTGCCAGTGGATTTTTTCGTTGCGCCTTTGCGGCCTCCACTGCTCGTGGCGCTCTTGCGAGCCCCGCCTTTCTTCGCCGTACTTTTCCGACCGCCTTTCTTTGCTGCTGCCATTGTTATCTCTCCGTAATGGAGTGAACCTCTCACCAGCTCCCCGGTGGAACCAGCAAGTGCTGCAGAGCGTCCGAACGGGCCCGCGTGGTTACGACATCATCAACATCACGCGCATTGAATTCGTAACCACGCGCGAATATAGAAGCAACAGAAATAACGCGCAACAGCTTTCTCCTGCACGCGCGTCGATATCACATCGACGTGATCTCGTTCTCGCATCGACAATCCGGAGCATTGTGACTTTTAACGGCAGCAACAACATCGACCAGGTGTATTCGTGAAAGCTCTGGTCAAGGAATCTGCGGGTCCGGGGTTCGTACTGCTGGACGTACCCGAGCCACGGATCCGCGAAGACGAAGTGTTGATACGTGTCCGCCGCGCCGGTGTGTGCGGCACCGATGTGCATATCTTCGACTGGGACAATTGGGCAAGCAGCCGATGCAAGCCGCCCTTCGTCGTCGGTCACGAGTTTGCCGGCGATGTCGTCGATGTCGGGCGACTCGTCACTGACGTGCGGGAAGGCGACCGCGTGACGGCCGAAGGACATATTGTCGATGGTCGGTGCCTCCTCTGTCGAACGGGCAATGCGCATGTATGCCCCTTCACGAAAATCATCGGCGTCGACCGGGATGGCTGCTTCGCCGAATACATCGCAATGCCGGCAACGAATGTGTGGCATCTCGATGACAACATCAGTTACGATGTCGGCGGCATTCATGATCCTATGGGTAACGCATTCCACACTGCGCTGACGGCGGACATTCCTGGAGCAACGGTACTCATCACCGGTTGCGGACCGATCGGTCTTTTCGCGGTCGGAATCTGTCGCGCCGCTGGCGCCTCCCGAATCATCGCGTCGGATGTCAATCCCCGGCGGCTCGAGCTCGCGACGGAAATGGGTGCTCATCACGCGGTTCGTCCTCCCGAAGCGGAAGCGATCGTGATGGGTGCAACAGACAAGCTCGGTGTGGATGTAGTGCTCGAGATGTCGGGCGTCCCATCCGCGATTCACCAGGCGTTCGCGCTTGTTCGTGTTGGCGGCCGTGTTCAGATGCTGGGGATTCCGGTGAAGCCCATCGAGATCGACCTTCCGAAGGAAGTGATTTTCAAGGGAATCACCATTTATGGCGTAGTGGGGCGGCGTATGTATGAGACGTGGCATCAGATGACTCGCTTCCTGCGAGCCGGTGCATTCGACCCCGCCCGGGTTATCACCCATCGATTCCCGATGTCGGAAGCGGACGCCGCGATCGCCGCAATCAAATCGGGCGATGCGGGCAAAGTAATCTTCGAAATCGCATAACCGGGAACGTCCTTTGGCACTGAACAGGAAATTTCACGAGGCGCTCGCCGCCAGTATCGAGCAACTGAAAACCGACCGCGTGTACAAGCGGCTCAACTATCTCGATTCTCCGCAATCGGCGCACGTACAGATGGAGGGGAGGGGCGATGTGCTCATATTCTCCTCCAACAATTATCTCGGGCTCTGCGACGAACGCTCGGTTGTACAGGCCGGTATCGACGCCCTCGAACGTTACGGAGCCGGCACCGGCAGCGTGCGGTTCATCTGTGGCACGTTTACCATCCACCGCGAGCTGGAGGCAGCGATCGCCGGCCTCGTCGGCACGGCAGCGTCGCTGTCATACGTCTCTGCCTGGAATGCCAACGAGGGACTGACGGCCAGCATTGTCGAGCAAGGTGACTTCGTGGTCTCCGATGCGCTCAATCACGCATCGATCATAGATTCTCTCCGGCTCGCAAAGGCAATCACGAAGTGCAGCACTGCGGTCTACGCGCACTCGGATATGGCGGACCTTGTTGCCAAGCTCGAATCGGCACGCGATGCAAAGCGCCGCATCATCTGGACAGACGGCGTGTTTTCCATGGAAGGCAGCATTGCCCGGCTCCCCGAAATTCTGGAGATCGCGCGGGCACACGACGCAATCGTGGTCATGGATGACTCACATGCCACCGGCGTTTTAGGCGAGAACGGAAGAGGCACGGCCGAACATTTCGGCGTTGTCGGCGAGGTCGACATCATTACATCCACACTCGGAAAAGCGCTGGGCGGTGCGGCAGGCGGATTCGTGGCGGGAGAGGCGGCACTTTGCGACATGCTCACGCAGCGGTCCCGGCCGCAGTTGTTCTCCAACGCGCTGCCACCCACGGTTGCGGCAAGCGCGCTCGCGTCGATCGAATTTCTGGGCGCCCACCCGGAGCGGGTTGCAACGCTCCGCGACAACGCCGCCTACTTTCGCGAACAGATAATCGAATCGGGCTTCAAGCCACTTGCCGGTGACACGCCAATCGTGCCCATCATCGTTGGTGAAACTGCGACTGCAATCCGGATGAGTGACATGTTGCTGGATGAGGGCGTCTTTGTTACGGGATTCGGCTTTCCAGTGGTGCCGCAGGGTCAGGCGCGTGTTCGGTGCCAGCTGAGTGCGGCTCATTCGCGGGACGATATCGACCAGGCGGTCGCTGCGTTTCGCAGCGTGGGAGGAAAACTGGGAATAGTCTGAGAATCGTGCGGCCCTCGCACCTACAGCCGGGGGCCCGTTCCCACCGGCAGGGGCATCAGTACAATGCGAGCAACACGATTGTTACTGGCCGGTTTTCTCCTTGCGGCATCGGCACCTGCTGCCAGCCTGGCCCAGAATGCACAACAGGGCCGCTACTTCGACGACTCATGGTTCTGGGGATTGAAAGGTGGCGTATCCACCTTCACCCCTACCCTCGGAAAAAGCGAAACTGCGCCGACTTCGGACCAGATAAATCTGAACGCCATGTCGGCAGTATTCGATCCCAGTGCGGAGAACAGCAGCCGTACCGTGGAAGTGCGCGATCTCCGACGGATTGGAGTCGCCGCGCTCGCATTTCCGAAGCGATTCGGACGCGTGCGTCCTTATGCTGGAATCGGCGTAAGCCTCAACGGCGTCAGCGAGGCGAACCCTCTGCTCGCCGCTGATGAAGACGCTATCGATGACGCCGTTTACGAGCGCACCGATGAGCGACGCAGTCAGGCCGGATTTCTTGGCATGGCCGGAGTGCAGGCTCAGTTCCAGCGGCTTGCGGTATTCGGACAGGCGTCCGTCGTGCCGGGCGGTTCGCGCTTTCTCCTCAACGATCGGCCGCTCGGTTTCTTTGAAGCGGGAGTTCGTTACAACTTCAGCGGGTCAAGAGAGGGCGTTCGCTAGCGATAGCCATGCGCGGACGCTGTGTTTCGCGCCCGCGGAAATCGGGACACATACGGATTGCCACGAATGAAGTAGCGAAGTGGCCAGTCGGCTGACCGTGTAATGCCGATTCTGGGCGTCGTTTCAATCGATGTCGCGTCAACACGTTCGCCTTCACGTATCACCAGCGGTCGGCGTTGCAGCGGATAACGATTCATCGAACCGTCGATGCCGAGGGCGGCGGACAGCTTCCCGGGACCGTTGGTGAGATCGACATCGCGCGATGCGCGCGGCCGCCTCAGCCGCATCAGCGCGATTCCCTCGACAGGTTCCAGCGCACGAACAAGCACCGCGCTCGGCAAGCCCTCCGCTCGCGTGACCGCGTTGAAACACCAGTGCATTCCGTAAATGAAATACACGTACGCAATACCCGGCCGCCCGTAAAGTGGCGTGGTGCGATGCGTGATGCCTGCAACGGCATGACACGCTTCGTCATGTTCGCCCAGGTAAGCTTCGGTTTCGACAATCATTCCACTCGACCTGCCCGCGGGCGATTCAGAGACGAGCAGCGCACCCAGTAGTTCCTGCGCGACCACCTCGGTTTCGCGATCGTAAAAACCGCTTTGCAGAATTCTGGCCATGTAAGCTCAACGGCCCGGGCTGTGTGCACGGGCCGTTGTTGCGGTCACGACTCTGTAGCTTGCCGTGTGGTACCCCTGGCCGGAGTCTTTTTCTTTGCTGAACTGGCCGCCCGTTTACGTGTGGATGCAGGCTCA from Gemmatimonadaceae bacterium includes:
- a CDS encoding glycine C-acetyltransferase; amino-acid sequence: MALNRKFHEALAASIEQLKTDRVYKRLNYLDSPQSAHVQMEGRGDVLIFSSNNYLGLCDERSVVQAGIDALERYGAGTGSVRFICGTFTIHRELEAAIAGLVGTAASLSYVSAWNANEGLTASIVEQGDFVVSDALNHASIIDSLRLAKAITKCSTAVYAHSDMADLVAKLESARDAKRRIIWTDGVFSMEGSIARLPEILEIARAHDAIVVMDDSHATGVLGENGRGTAEHFGVVGEVDIITSTLGKALGGAAGGFVAGEAALCDMLTQRSRPQLFSNALPPTVAASALASIEFLGAHPERVATLRDNAAYFREQIIESGFKPLAGDTPIVPIIVGETATAIRMSDMLLDEGVFVTGFGFPVVPQGQARVRCQLSAAHSRDDIDQAVAAFRSVGGKLGIV
- a CDS encoding DNA-3-methyladenine glycosylase; its protein translation is MARILQSGFYDRETEVVAQELLGALLVSESPAGRSSGMIVETEAYLGEHDEACHAVAGITHRTTPLYGRPGIAYVYFIYGMHWCFNAVTRAEGLPSAVLVRALEPVEGIALMRLRRPRASRDVDLTNGPGKLSAALGIDGSMNRYPLQRRPLVIREGERVDATSIETTPRIGITRSADWPLRYFIRGNPYVSRFPRARNTASAHGYR
- a CDS encoding ATP-grasp domain-containing protein — translated: MKLALLHTQDALGPPVDPVLEQLEHALQSGGHECRRLVVDDTVQPLVSSLNDDRPDMIFNIAESFGGKSALESNVAALLNLLGLRYTGSSPAGLILAGDKTLTKKVLSFHSILTARFATVFRGNVDWAGDISFPLIIKPPQEDASLGITQKSIVNDVKDLLHAISSLQTEYQSPVLAEEFIDGREFYVGVIGNSDVKALPIIELDFTGYPEGKPKIASWAAKWGDEGDGKGEEFAGTKSIFPSDIPEDLTARIKQVAIDAFHALRLRDYARVDLRVTAKEEIYVIEVNPNCYLEEQSEFASAAAKDGIAYPTLINRIVELAGARYSR
- the tdh gene encoding L-threonine 3-dehydrogenase; the encoded protein is MKALVKESAGPGFVLLDVPEPRIREDEVLIRVRRAGVCGTDVHIFDWDNWASSRCKPPFVVGHEFAGDVVDVGRLVTDVREGDRVTAEGHIVDGRCLLCRTGNAHVCPFTKIIGVDRDGCFAEYIAMPATNVWHLDDNISYDVGGIHDPMGNAFHTALTADIPGATVLITGCGPIGLFAVGICRAAGASRIIASDVNPRRLELATEMGAHHAVRPPEAEAIVMGATDKLGVDVVLEMSGVPSAIHQAFALVRVGGRVQMLGIPVKPIEIDLPKEVIFKGITIYGVVGRRMYETWHQMTRFLRAGAFDPARVITHRFPMSEADAAIAAIKSGDAGKVIFEIA